The segment CAACTCTTTATATACTGGCACTAATTCATTAAGAACGTTCAATAGATTGTCCCGTTCTGCATCAAGATCTTTGAATGTAGAACCTTCTTTTTTAGATTTTTCCAAAGCGTCTTGTAATCTGTCATAGTGAGGTTGATTAGTAATAGCACCTTCTTGGAAGCCACCTTTTAATTGCGCCAAACCGTCTGCTTGGAATTGAGCAAATGCCGCATTATTGCTATTGAACTGGTTAGTTGCATCGATGAGAGTATTAAGCTTTGCAGCCGCCTTCTCATCATTATCACCGACTACAGAGGATACAGCAGAGCCAAGATTACTTACCTTATTAACACTACAACCAGAAATCAATAGACCTGTCGTCAGGGTTGCTACACATAGTAAAGTGGTAAAAAATTTGCGTTTGTTATTCATGACTTCTCTTCTCCTATAAATACACAAGTATGAATCTAAGCGCATTATACTAATTAATCTACCACAAATCTGTAGCTACGGTTACCAAACATTATAATTCACATAACTTACAGGAATTAACTCAAACTAATCAATCCACTTGAAATGCTTACACGCATTATAAATACCATCCTTATCACAGTCGGTAGTGATATAATCGGCTTTTTCTTTTAATTCAGCACGTGCATTCCCCATGGCAATATTAAGCCATTCTGGTCTAAACATAGACAAATCATTATATCCGTCACCAAACACTACGGCTTGATTAGGTTTCATACCAAAATGATCAAGCATATTGCGAATACCCAAAGCTTTTTCCATTGGTTCATATAAAACACAGCCATCGCCATAACGAATGAGCTTATGCGTCATATGCTCAATTTCTTTTTCCTCTTCTTCCCCTTCTTTAAAGAACACATAAATCTTATAAAACTCTTCTACATTATGAAAGTCAAAATTAGGATCTACTGTCGTTTTAAAAACATCCCAATTCGGATGCCAATCTAATATCTCCTTATACGGCGTAATTCGGCCTAATTTATTCCGATCTGTTACAGCCCAAGGAATATTATGGGACTCTAAATATTCCAAATAGTTAATGCATGCATCACGATCCATGCCAATCATGGACACTAGTTCATTATTAACAGTAACACTATGTCCGCCATCTGCTACAAAATCTGTAAGACCTGCTTGCTCAGCAAAACGCTTTGCATCTACTTGGATACGGCCTGTCGCTAGTGCCACCCTATGACCACGGCGCTTTAATTCATCTAAGCTATATTGAGCACTGTCAGGAATTTTACCTTCCGGCCACACAGCTAAGGTATTGTCTATATCGAAAAAGAAAAATTTCTGTTCCACAGGCCCTCCTAATCACGTCCGCTCATTAACTTAAATCGCTCTTTCTGCTCTACATCAGGATATTTTTCTTGATCCACATAACTCAAAAACATATCTAGTGGTCGTACATATAAGTCACGTTGATCATATAATTTTTGATACACTACGAACTGTTCACTCGTTTCCGAATGAGTTGCAACATCTAACACATAATAGTACATGCCTTTAAAATGACGATATAAGCCACCCTTTACAATTTTTCGCATTTATAACCTCATCACATAACATACACAAACGGTTACAAATTATATTAATCAAGAGATTCCATGTATTGAATAGCCTTAGTCAACATATCTGCTGTAATTTTGTACGGAGATACGTCAATATCATGAACAGATGTAGCCTTTTCAACAATTTGAGGAATATGCGATGCAGTAAGACCTAACTGTGAAAGTTTAGTAGGCCAACCTAATTCGCGGTATATTGGCAACCACCGTTGTAATTCATCCATTTGTTGGTCAACGGTTAACAAAATAAGTAAGCCATATGCTACCATTTCACCATGTAAATGGTTTTCTTCTGTTTCTTTATTAGTAACACAGCCATAACATACAGCATGAGCCATATTACTATTATATGCCATAGGAACACAACCCGATACAATACCGGTAGTAAAGATAACAGTCATAGCAATGGTATCAAATGCATCACTACGTTTTTTAGCTTGACTGTCTTTATAGGCTTGTATACCATGTGCTAAAATTGGTTCACTACACATAGAAGCTAGAGTAAGGCCTAACTGAGTATTATAATCTTGCTCACGATTGCGAGCAGAAAGATGAGTTTCATAGTGTTTTGCAATAGTATCTCCCATTCCCGCCCACAAGTAACGGCTTGGTGCTTCTACGAGAATATCAGCATCAATAAAGCAGTGCACAGGAGGATGATTTACAAAGGCTACGTCATCAAAAGTATGCTCTGCAGTGTATACAGCTGCGACTTCTGACGTTGCAGCACAAGTAGAGGCAATGGTCGGAATTGTAAAGAATGGTTTATCATCTAACTCTAGAGCTACTACTTTTACCGTATCCATGGCCTTACCGCCACCAACAGCAAACATAAAGTCCGCATCTTTTACAGAAGCCATTTGTGCAATTTCCTTACCTCGAGAGAAAGTACACTCTCCACCAAAGTGAATAATATCTAGCACTTTAATCCCTGCTTTATCAAGCACTGGACGAATGTGTGGCAAAGCTTTAGAAAGAGCTGTCTCACCACCGATGATAGCTACAGACTTACCATATAATTTTGTAAATTTGGGAATAGCGTCAAACACCTCATGACCGCCAAAACTATAACTAGGTAAACAATGAGTACTACGCATAAAATCTTCCTTCCTTCTTTCATTATCTATATTCTTATTATAGAAACTTCTACTCACAAAATCAATTTTATATGACAACCCTTAAGACACAAAAAGGTTCTATACTTTCACCAAAAACGAAAGTATAGAACCTTTAATACTATTATTTATTTTCGGACACAAGACCTTTATGGATAAGACCTACAACGAAGCCTAATACCGCAAAGCTCA is part of the Veillonella nakazawae genome and harbors:
- a CDS encoding HAD family hydrolase — encoded protein: MEQKFFFFDIDNTLAVWPEGKIPDSAQYSLDELKRRGHRVALATGRIQVDAKRFAEQAGLTDFVADGGHSVTVNNELVSMIGMDRDACINYLEYLESHNIPWAVTDRNKLGRITPYKEILDWHPNWDVFKTTVDPNFDFHNVEEFYKIYVFFKEGEEEEKEIEHMTHKLIRYGDGCVLYEPMEKALGIRNMLDHFGMKPNQAVVFGDGYNDLSMFRPEWLNIAMGNARAELKEKADYITTDCDKDGIYNACKHFKWID
- a CDS encoding iron-containing alcohol dehydrogenase family protein, encoding MRSTHCLPSYSFGGHEVFDAIPKFTKLYGKSVAIIGGETALSKALPHIRPVLDKAGIKVLDIIHFGGECTFSRGKEIAQMASVKDADFMFAVGGGKAMDTVKVVALELDDKPFFTIPTIASTCAATSEVAAVYTAEHTFDDVAFVNHPPVHCFIDADILVEAPSRYLWAGMGDTIAKHYETHLSARNREQDYNTQLGLTLASMCSEPILAHGIQAYKDSQAKKRSDAFDTIAMTVIFTTGIVSGCVPMAYNSNMAHAVCYGCVTNKETEENHLHGEMVAYGLLILLTVDQQMDELQRWLPIYRELGWPTKLSQLGLTASHIPQIVEKATSVHDIDVSPYKITADMLTKAIQYMESLD
- a CDS encoding DUF1653 domain-containing protein, whose translation is MRKIVKGGLYRHFKGMYYYVLDVATHSETSEQFVVYQKLYDQRDLYVRPLDMFLSYVDQEKYPDVEQKERFKLMSGRD